One window from the genome of Xiphophorus hellerii strain 12219 chromosome 16, Xiphophorus_hellerii-4.1, whole genome shotgun sequence encodes:
- the cdc27 gene encoding cell division cycle protein 27 homolog, translated as MTVLQEPVQAAVWQALNHYAYLDAVFLAERLYAEVRSEEALYLLATCYYRSGKPYKAYRLLKAHSCSTPQVRFLLAKCCVELSKLAEGEQVLIGGVLNKQKSQDDIITEFGDSASFTLSLLGHIYCKTDRAAKGAECFQRSLTLNPFLWSPFQNLCHLGEKPDPDQVFRLSALQNSSLAPPPPHISPAQNPSHRLDTALMETPQDTLELNRLNLESSNGKLTSDLSISYIDSSLISPETGSLLGNTVSMASAGTLLSKQNKPKSGRSLLGGPASLSPLTPSFGILPLEPSPGDPTYLQNYSATMETQTTAPSKKAVSRISQSKSVFSQSGNSRDVLPIPFNQSQTSAPHTSGSPQVLSPSMSGPPNVQPRRSSRLFTSASSTAKENSKKLKMKFPTKIPNRKTKCKSAKTANSSNLNESLDILRLDPSLNLPDARIPQYQRAAADSVMALLRELGRGYQALCSYSCREAINILTSLPPQHYNTGWVLTHVGCAYFELAEYMQAERLFSEVRRIESYRVEGMAIYSTTLWHLQKDVALSALAKDLTDMDKNCPEAWCVAGNCFSLQREHDIAIKFFQRAIQVDPGFAYAYTLLGHEFVLTEELDRALACFRNAIRVNNRHYNAWYGLGMIYYKQEKFNLAEIHFKKALSINPQSSVLLCHIGVVQHALKKSDAALETINRAIGIDPKNPLCKFHRASILFANDKYKAALQELEELKQIVPKESLVYFLIGKVYKKLGQTHLALMNFSWAMDLDPKGANNQIKEAIDKRYLPEDEVAEVDDSQDSSFMTDADDTQLHTPDSDDVL; from the exons GCTGCGGTGTGGCAGGCTCTCAACCACTATGCCTACCTGGATGCTGTTTTCCTTGCAGAGAGACTCTACGCAGAAG TGCGTTCAGAGGAGGCCCTCTACCTGTTGGCTACCTGTTATTACCGCTCTGGGAAACCGTACAAAGCTTACCGACTACTGAAGGCTCACAGCTGCTCCACGCCGCAGGTTCGATTCTTGCTGGCCAAGTGCTGCGTGGAACTCAGCAA GCTCGCTGAGGGAGAGCAGGTTCTGATTGGTGGAGTCCTGAACAAACAGAAGAGTCAGGATGACATCATCACTGAGTTTGGAGACTCCGCCTCCTTCACGCTGTCGTTACTGGGCCACATTTACTG CAAGACGGACCGAGCTGCTAAGGGTGCCGAGTGCTTCCAGAGGAGTTTAACCCTCAACCCGTTCCTCTGGTCGCCGTTCCAGAACCTCTGTCATCTAG GAGAAAAGCCGGATCCAGATCAGGTTTTCAGGTTGTCGGCTTTGCAGAACTCCTCTTTAGCCCCGCCTCCTCCTCACATAAGCCCCGCCCAGAACCCGTCTCATCGCCTCGACACTGCACTGATGGAAACGCCGCAGGACACACTG GAGTTGAATCGTCTGAATCTGGAGTCGTCAAACGGGAAGCTGACGTCTGATTTGTCGATTTCATACATTGACTCCTCCCTCATCTCCCCGGAAACTGGCTCGCTATTGGGCAACACGGTTTCCATGGCATCAGCTGGCACTCTGCTGAGTAAACAGAACAAACCCAAGAGTGGGCGGAGCTTACTGGGGGGTCCTGCTTCCCTCAGCCCCCTGACGCCCAG TTTCGGCATCCTGCCCCTGGAGCCCAGCCCCGGAGACCCCACGTACCTGCAGAACTATTCGGCTACAATGGAAACGCAAACGACAGCTCCCAGCAAGAAG GCCGTTTCCAGGATCAGTCAGTCCAAGTCCGTTTTCAGTCAGAGTGGGAACAGCAGAGACGTTCTTCCCATCCCCTTCAACCAATCGCAGACCTCAGCACCTCACACCAG TGGTTCTCCTCAGGTTCTCAGTCCCAGTATGTCTGGTCCTCCTAACGTTCAGCCCAGAAGAAGCTCCAGACTGTTTACCAGTGCCAGCTCCACTGCCAAG GAGAACAGCAAGAAGCTAAAGATGAAGTTTCCTACGAAGATTCCCAACCGGAAAACCAAATGTAAATCTGCAAAGACGGCAAACAGCAGCAACCTGAACGAGAGTCTGGACATCCTGAGGCTGGATCCCAGTTTGAACCTGCCAGACGCCAGGATCCCCCAGTACCAAAGGGCCGCTGCAG acAGCGTGATGGCGTTGCTACGGGAACTGGGTCGGGGCTACCAGGCGCTGTGCTCCTACAGCTGCAGAGAGGCCATCAACATCCTGACGTCTCTGCCTCCTCAGCACTACAACACGGGCTGGGTTCTGACGCACGTCGGCTGCGCCTACTTCGAGCTGGCCGAGTACATGCAG GCGGAGCGGCTGTTCAGCGAGGTGCGCAGGATCGAGTCGTACCGCGTGGAAGGCATGGCGATCTACTCCACCACGCTGTGGCACCTGCAGAAGGACGTGGCGCTGTCGGCGCTGGCCAAGGACCTGACGGACATGGACAAGAACTGTCCTGAG gCCTGGTGCGTCGCAGGAAACTGTTTCAGCCTGCAGAGGGAGCACGACATCGCCATCAAGTTCTTCCAGAGGGCCATCCAG GTGGACCCAGGTTTCGCGTACGCCTACACCCTGCTGGGTCACGAGTTTGTTCTGACTGAGGAGTTGGACCGAGCTCTGGCCTGCTTCAGGAACGCCATCAGAGTGAACAACCGACACTACAACGCCTG gtatGGACTCGGCATGATTTACTATAAACAGGAGAAGTTCAACTTGGCAGAAATCCACTTCAAGAAAGCTCTGAGCATCAACCCTCAGAGCTCTGTGCTGCTCTGCCACATCGGAGTG gtgCAGCATGCTCTGAAGAAGTCTGACGCTGCGTTAGAGACTATAAACAGAGCCATTGGCATTGACCCCAAAAACCCTCTCTGCAAGTTCCACAGAGCCTCCATCTTGTTTGCCAACGATAAGTACAAG GCAGCCCTTCAGGAGCTGGAGGAGTTGAAGCAGATTGTTCCCAAAGAGTCTCTGGTTTACTTCCTCATAGGAAAG GTGTATAAGAAGCTGGGTCAGACCCACCTGGCTCTGATGAACTTCAGCTGGGCCATGGACCTGGACCCTAAAGGAGCCAATAATCAGATAAAAGAAGCCATTGATAAGCGATACCTGCCTGAGGACGAAG TGGCTGAGGTGGATGACAGTCAGGACAGCAGCTTCATGACGGACGCCGACGACACGCAGCTCCACACGCCAGATAGCGATGATGTTCTTTAG
- the maptb gene encoding microtubule-associated protein tau, with protein MLRGCHGNSDPSLFPRSGSRVEQQTEPQQQQQQQQEVRPAPFSSISPPSSSCSAAPPRLPPPPPLPPGGSELRRPQQRRGARLRSCCSLAALRAAGKRSVRRRQEEPLKRYREGAKMDGDSAPVNDGPAQEQRSTMGDLESVGFLEKLPNGSAELQEEGGEERMERKQEVLPSGDPQGAGQEKNAKTCNQVEKKEEGDIIHTEDEEIKKQLPSSSSISPPPQEEEGRGKEENNVEEQDKMSGEEGPCSSPASPPGEAGLDDDDDDDKEEEQLEGEVVLSAVKVQEESKELSNLKTSASFEPEPPAKESHPEAPAAENQPEPPAEESHPEAPAAENQPEPPAEESHPEAPAAENQPEPPAEESHPEAPAEENQPEPPADESHPEAPAEERNTELPEEKNQPELSAPPSTADEELPGNKTNASPVDLPSKTSASPAGALPKRNAKASSSPLRRSGVPPPLNKGKAAVKATVDEPVKVSRTAGGSRAAKMISAKSTESMDGVNSPGSRSPASRSSTPNRDVKKVAVVRTPPRSPGSARGRTPSTSHPMPDLSSVKSKVGSTENLKHSPGGGKIQIVHKKLDLSNVTSKCGSKENLRHKPGGGKVEIKSEKVDFKTVQSKVGSMENVTHIPGGGKKKIESHKLMFRENAKARTDHGAEIVVQEDSSPRRLSNTSSRGSLNADEAPPLDTLADQVSASLAKQGL; from the exons ATGCTGCgtggttgccatggtaacagcgACCCCTCCCTTTTTCCTCGGAGCGGCAGCAGGGTGGAGCAGCAGACGGaaccgcagcagcagcagcagcagcagcaggaggtaAGGCCCGCACCTTTCTCCTCCATCTCTCctccatcttcctcctgctcagctgctcctcctcgtcttcctcctcctcctcctcttcctccgggAGGTTCGGAGCTCCGCAGGCCGCAGCAGAGGAGGGGTGCTCGGCTCCGCAGCTGCTGCAGTCTTGCGGCTCTGCGCGCCGCAGGGAAGAGGTCGGTCAGGCGCAGACAGGAGGAGCCGCTGAAGAGATACCGAGAAG GAGCGAAGATGGATGGAGACTCCGCCCCCGTCAATGATGGCCCCGCCCAGGAGCAGCGAAGCACGATGGGAG ACCTGGAATCTGTCGGGTTTCTGGAGAAACTCCCAAATGGAAGCGCAGAGTTGCAGGAAGAGGGAGGAGAAGAGAGGAtggagagaaaacaggaagtgcttcCTTCTGGAGACCCACAAGGAGCTGGTCaggagaaaaatgcaaaaacatgcaaCCAGGTAGAGAAGAAAGAAGAGGGAGACATTATCCACACTGAGGATGAGGAGATCAAGAAGCAGCTTCCTTCCTCCTCCAGCATTTCTCCTCCACCACAGGAGGAGGAAGGTAGAGGAAAGGAGGAGAACAACGTAGAAGAACAGGATAAGATGTCAGGAGAGGAGGGTCCCTGTTCCTCCCCTGCATCTCCTCCAGGAGAGGCAGGacttgatgatgatgatgatgatgataaagaGGAGGAGCAACTGGAAGGTGAGGTGGTGCTGTCAGCAGTGAAGGTGCAGGAGGAGTCCAAAGAGCTCtcaaatcttaaaacaagtgccTCTTTtgaaccagaacctccagcaaAGGAGAGTCATCCAGAAGCTCCTGCAGCGGAGAACCAACCAGAACCTCCTGCAGAGGAGAGTCATCCAGAAGCTCCTGCAGCGGAGAACCAACCAGAACCTCCTGCAGAGGAGAGTCATCCAGAAGCTCCTGCAGCGGAGAACCAACCAGAACCTCCTGCAGAGGAGAGTCATCCAGAAGCTCCTGCAGAGGAGAACCAACCAGAACCTCCTGCAGATGAGAGTCATCCAGAAGCTCCTGCAGAGGAGAGAAATACAGAACTTCCTGAAGAAAAGAACCAACCGGAACTTTCTGCACCTCCTTCCACAGCTGACGAGGAGCTCCctggcaacaaaacaaatgcttctCCTGTGGATCTTCCCTCTAAAACCTCAGCGTCTCCTGCAGGTGCTCTTCCAAAACGTAACGCAAAGgcctcctcttctcctctcaGAAGATCAGGCGTTCCTCCTCCCCTCAACAAAG GTAAAGCAGCCGTGAAGGCGACAGTTGATGAACCTGTGAAG GTCTCCAggacagcagggggcagcagagccGCAAAGATGATCTCAGCCAAGAGTACAG AGTCCATGGACGGCGTCAACAGTCCAGGAAGTCGCTCACCTGCCAGCAGATCATCCACCCCCAACCGAGATGTGAAAAAG GTGGCTGTTGTCCGGACCCCTCCCAGGTCTCCTGGTTCTGCCCGTGGCCGAACACCTTCCACCTCCCATCCTATGCCTGACCTTAGCAGTGTGAAGTCCAAAGTGGGATCCACAGAGAACCTGAAGCACTCACCGGGAGGGGGAAAG ATTCAAATTGTCCACAAGAAGCTGGATTTAAGTAACGTGACATCAAAGTGCGGTTCTAAGGAAAACCTCCGCCACAAACCAG GTGGAGGGAAGGTAGAGATCAAGTCTGAGAAGGTGGATTTCAAAACTGTTCAGTCCAAAGTTGGTTCTATGGAAAATGTCACCCACATTCCAggaggagggaagaagaag ATTGAGAGTCACAAGCTGATGTTCAGAGAGAATGCTAAAGCTCGGACTGACCATGGTGCTGAAATCGTCGTTCAGGAGGACTCCTCCCCCCGTCGCCTTAGCAACACTTCCTCCCGTGGAAGCCTCAATGCTGATGAAGCTCCGCCCCTAGATACTCTGGCTGATCAG GTGTCTGCATCCCTCGCCAAACAAGGCCTGTGA